Proteins encoded by one window of Salvia splendens isolate huo1 chromosome 5, SspV2, whole genome shotgun sequence:
- the LOC121805559 gene encoding plasmodesmata-located protein 2-like, producing the protein MSLIPLLLLILASLSLIPPSKSAPDFTNIVYKGCAKQSLSDPTGVYSQALSSLYGTLLSQSSKSKFYKTSTGSGQSSISGLFQCRGDLSNVDCYSCVSRLPILIDKLCGKPIAARMQLYGCYMLYEVAGFAQISGMEMLFKSCSGTNVGGAGFEEKRDTALNSLENGMSGGNGGFFTTSYQDVYVLGQCEGDVGASDCVECVKNAVQKSQVECGSSISGQIYLHKCFISYSFYPNGIPKKSSSASYSSPSSSSGGEPNTGKTVAIIVGGAAGVGFLVICLLFARGLLKKKDDY; encoded by the exons ATGAGTCTCATCCCACTTCTTCTCCTCATTTTAGCCTCTCTTAGCCTCATCCCTCCCTCCAAATCTGCACCTGATTTCACCAACATAGTGTACAAGGGCTGTGCGAAGCAGTCTCTATCAGATCCAACAGGAGTGTATTCTCAAGCACTCTCCTCCTTGTATGGCACCCTTCTCTCACAATCCTCAAAGTCCAAGTTCTACAAGACTTCAACTGGCAGTGGGCAGTCTTCAATCTCTGGCCTTTTCCAATGCAGGGGCGATTTATCAAATGTTGACTGCTACAGCTGTGTGAGCAGGCTGCCCATACTCATAGACAAGCTCTGTGGCAAGCCTATTGCAGCAAGAATGCAGCTTTATGGCTGCTACATGCTCTATGAGGTTGCAGGTTTTGCCCAGATTTCTGGGATGGAAATGCTGTTTAAAAGCTGCAGTGGGACTAATGTTGGTGGGGCTGGGTTTGAGGAGAAGAGGGATACTGCTTTGAATTCACTTGAGAATGGGATGAGTGGTGGAAATGGTGGGTTTTTCACCACCAGTTATCAGGATGTGTATGTGTTGGGGCAATGTGAAGGTGATGTGGGGGCTTCTGACTGTGTGGAGTGTGTTAAAAATGCTGTCCAGAAATCTCAGGTTGAGTGTGGGAGCTCCATCTCTGGTCAAATCTATCTTCACAAGTGTTTCATAAGCTATAGCTTTTACCCTAATGGGATCCCCAAGAAATCTTCTTCTGCTTCCTACtcatctccttcttcatctTCAG GGGGAGAGCCTAATACAGGAAAGACAGTGGCTATCATAGTAGGAGGGGCAGCAGGAGTGGGGTTTTTGGTCATTTGCTTGCTCTTTGCAAGAGGTTTATTGAAGAAAAAAGATG ATTACTAA